A stretch of Mobula birostris isolate sMobBir1 chromosome 2, sMobBir1.hap1, whole genome shotgun sequence DNA encodes these proteins:
- the extl3 gene encoding exostosin-like 3, translating to MLRNGSVGNVGQPCMLRWSNRIRLTWLSFTLFVILVFFPLIAHYYLTTIDNLDDSGPRIFEPRSGNALCEVKHVQDLCRIRESVSEELLQLEAKRQELNSEIAKLNLKIESCKKSIENAKQDLLQLKNVISQTEHSYKELVAQNQPKLSLPIRLLPEKDETTFPLPKSPNSCRLHSCFDYSRCPLTSGFPVYIYPLDQYQFSSLIDPLIKQAFQATARTNVYVTDNPNVACVYVVLVGELQDSSGLKSAEVESQLHSLPYWRSDGHNHLLINLSRRSQTQNLLHNVSTGRAMVAQSIFYDVQYRPGFDLIPSPLIHAMSEPNFLEIPPQVPVKRKYLFSFQGEKLESLMSSLQEARSFEEEIEGNAPADYDDRIITTLKAVQDSKLDLVLVEFTCKKQPRPALPTEWALCGERDDRLELLKLSTFVLIITPGNVHLVASAGCSMRLFEALEVGAIPVILGEHVQLPYHNMIHWSEAALVVPKPRITELHFLLRSISDSDLLNMRRQGRFLWETYFSTSDNVLSTILSTVRTRIQIPAAPITEEPSKEIPHKTGKAAGTDPNVADTGDLDLGPVETEPPYASPKYLRNFTVTVRDTYRAWNAAPGPFHLFPHTPLDPTLPSEAKFLGSGTGFRPIGGGAGGSGKEFQAALGGNVPREQFTVVMLTYEREEVLMNSLERLNGLPYLNKVIVVWNSPKPPSEDLVWPEIGVPIVVVHTEKNSLNNRFLPWDSIETEAILSIDDDAHLRHDEIMFGFRVWREARDRIVGFPGRYHAWDMAHQSWLYNSNYSCELSMVLTGAAFFHKYYAYLYSYVMPQAIRDMVDEYINCEDIAMNFLVSHITRKPPIKVTSRWTFRCPGCPQALSHDDSHFHERHKCINFFVKVYGYMPLLYTQFRVDSVLFKTRLPHDKTKCFKFI from the exons ATGCTACGGAACGGAAGTGTTGGTAATGTAGGGCAACCATGCATGCTACGATGGTCCAATCGCATCCGGTTAACCTGGCTCAGCTTCACCCTCTTTGTCATCCTGGTTTTCTTCCCGCTGATTGCCCACTATTACTTGACTACCATTGACAACCTCGACGACTCAGGCCCGCGCATTTTCGAGCCACGTTCTGGCAATGCCCTGTGCGAGGTCAAGCACGTCCAGGACCTGTGCCGCATCCGGGAGTCGGTCAGTGAGGAGCTACTCCAGCTCGAGGCCAAACGGCAGGAGCTCAACAGCGAGATCGCTAAACTCAATCTGAAGATTGAGTCATGCAAGAAAAGCATCGAGAATGCCAAGCAGGACCTGCTTCAACTCAAGAACGTCATCAGCCAAACTGAGCACTCGTACAAGGAGCTGGTGGCACAGAACCAGCCCAAGCTCTCGCTGCCAATCCGCCTCTTGCCGGAGAAAGATGAGACCACCTTCCCATTGCCAAAGTCCCCCAACAGCTGCCGCTTGCACTCCTGTTTTGATTACTCTCGGTGCCCACTAACGTCCGGGTTTCCTGTTTATATCTATCCACTGGACCAGTACCAATTCAGTAGTCTTATTGATCCGCTAATTAAGCAGGCATTCCAGGCGACTGCTCGGACTAACGTTTATGTTACAGACAACCCCAATGTTGCCTGTGTCTACGTGGTCCTGGTCGGGGAACTACAAGATTCATCAGGCCTGAAGTCCGCTGAGGTTGAAAGCCAGTTACACTCACTCCCTTACTGGCGATCCGATGGACATAATCATCTCCTCATCAACCTGTCCAGAAGGTCCCAGACCCAGAACCTGCTCCATAATGTCAGCACAGGCAGGGCTATGGTTGCCCAGTCCATTTTCTACGATGTTCAGTATCGGCCTGGCTTCGATCTCATCCCATCGCCATTGATCCATGCCATGTCCGAGCCTAACTTCCTGGAGATACCTCCCCAAGTTCCTGTCAAGAGGAAGTATCTCTTCAGCTTCCAAGGAGAGAAACTTGAATCGCTGATGTCCAGTCTTCAGGAGGCTCGTTCATTTGAGGAGGAGATCGAGGGAAATGCTCCAGCAGATTACGATGATCGGATCATCACCACCTTGAAGGCTGTTCAGGACAGCAAGTTGGACTTGGTGCTGGTGGAGTTCACTTGCAAGAAGCAACCTCGGCCTGCCTTACCAACCGAGTGGGCACTGTGTGGTGAGAGGGACGACAGGCTAGAGCTGTTGAAATTGTCCACCTTTGTATTAATCATAACTCCAGGAAATGTCCACCTGGTTGCTTCTGCTGGTTGTTCCATGAGGCTTTTTGAGGCTTTGGAGGTCGGAGCCATTCCAGTAATCCTTGGGGAACATGTCCAGTTGCCCTATCATAACATGATACATTGGAGTGAGGCAGCTCTGGTAGTGCCAAAACCACGCATCACGGAACTCCACTTCCTCCTGAGAAGCATCTCGGACAGCGATCTGCTCAACATGAGACGCCAGGGCCGCTTTCTGTGGGAGACCTACTTTTCCACCTCAGACAACGTGTTGAGCACCATCTTGTCCACTGTGCGGACCCGGATACAGATTCCTGCTGCGCCCATCACAGAAGAGCCATCCAAAGAGATCCCTCACAAGACCGGAAAGGCTGCCGGCACTGACCCTAACGTGGCTGACACCGGAGACTTGGACTTAGGACCCGTGGAGACAGAACCCCCTTATGCCTCCCCCAAATACTTGCGGAACTTTACAGTTACGGTCCGGGACACTTACAGAGCATGGAATGCTGCCCCCGGACCTTTCCACCTCTTTCCGCACACGCCACTTGACCCCACCTTGCCCTCAGAGGCCAAGTTCCTCGGATCTGGAACGGGATTCCGGCCAATAGGTGGGGGAGCGGGAGGTTCTGGAAAGGAGTTCCAGGCTGCTCTGGGTGGGAATGTTCCCAGGGAACAGTTTACAGTGGTGATGTTGACCTATGAGCGTGAGGAAGTCCTGATGAACTCTTTAGAGAGACTGAATGGCCTGCCTTACTTGAATAAAGTCATTGTTGTGTGGAACTCTCCCAAGCCGCCATCTGAGGACCTCGTCTGGCCCGAGATCGGAGTGCCTATTGTG GTTGTTCACACGGAGAAGAATAGTTTAAATAACCGTTTCCTACCCTGGGACTCGATTGAAACGGAGGCAATTCTTTCTATTGATGATGATGCCCACCTCCGTCATGATGAGATCATGTTTGGCTTTCG GGTTTGGCGAGAGGCAAGAGATCGAATAGTGGGTTTTCCTGGCAGGTATCATGCCTGGGATATGGCTCACCAGTCCTGGCTCTACAACTCAAACTACTCCTGTGAACTCTCCATGGTACTGACGGGTGCTGCCTTCTTTCACAAG TACTATGCGTACCTCTACTCTTATGTCATGCCACAGGCCATCCGAGACATGGTGGACGAGTACATTAACTGTGAGGATATTGCTATGAACTTCCTTGTCTCCCATATCACCAGGAAGCCACCAATAAAG GTCACATCCCGCTGGACCTTCCGATGCCCAGGCTGCCCCCAGGCATTATCGCACGATGACTCCCACTTCCACGAGAGGCACAAGTGCATCAATTTCTTCGTGAAGGTCTATGGGTACATGCCGCTGCTCTATACCCAGTTCCGTGTGGACTCTGTGTTGTTCAAAACGCGCCTGCCACACGACAAGACCAAATGCTTCAAATTTATCTGA